One Brassica napus cultivar Da-Ae chromosome A5, Da-Ae, whole genome shotgun sequence DNA window includes the following coding sequences:
- the LOC106429798 gene encoding glyceraldehyde-3-phosphate dehydrogenase, cytosolic: MAGGKIKIGINGFGRIGRLVARVVLQRDDVELVAVNDPFITTEYMTYMFKYDSVHGQWKHHELKVKDEKTLLFGEKPVTVFGIRNPEDIPWGEAGADFVVESTGVFTDKDKAAAHLKGGAKKVVISAPSKDAPMFVVGVNEHEYKSDLDIVSNASCTTNCLAPLAKVINDRFGIVEGLMTTVHSITATQKTVDGPSMKDWRGGRAASFNIIPSSTGAAKAVGKVLPQLNGKLTGMSFRVPTVDVSVVDLTVRLEKAATYDEIKKAIKEESEGKLKGILGYTEDDVVSTDFVGDSRSSIFDAKAGIALSDNFVKLVSWYDNEWGYSTRVVDLIVHMSKC, encoded by the exons ATGG CTGGAGGTAAGATCAAGATCGGAATCAACG GATTCGGAAGAATCGGTCGTTTGGTAGCTAGAGTTGTTCTCCAGAGGGACGATGTTGAGCTTGTTGCTGTTAACGATCCCTTCATCACCACTGAGTACATG ACCTACATGTTCAAGTACGACAGTGTTCACGGTCAATGGAAACACCATGAGCTCAAGGTCAAGGATGAGAAGACTCTTCTCTTCGGTGAGAAGCCAGTCACTGTCTTTGGCATCAG GAACCCTGAGGATATCCCATGGGGTGAGGCTGGTGCTGACTTCGTTGTTGAGTCTACTGGTGTTTTCACTGACAAGGACAAAGCCGCTGCTCACTTGAAG GGTGGTGCCAAGAAGGTTGTCATCTCTGCACCTAGCAAGGACGCTCCCATGTTTGTTGTTGGTGTCAACGAGCACGAGTACAAGTCCGACCTTGACATTGTCTCCAACGCTAGTTGCACCACTAACTGCCTTGCTCCCCTTGCCAAG GTTATCAACGACAGGTTCGGCATTGTTGAGGGTCTTATGACCACCGTCCACTCCATCACTG CTACTCAGAAGACTGTTGATGGACCATCAATGAAGGACTGGAGAGGTGGAAGAGCTGCTTCATTCAACATCATTCCCAGCAGCACCGGAGCTGCCAAGGCTGTCGGAAAGGTTCTTCCACAGCTCAACGGAAAGTTGACCGGAATGTCCTTCCGTGTTCCCACCGTCGATGTCTCAGTTGTTGACCTCACGGTTAGACTCGAGAAAGCTGCAACCTACGACGAGATCAAGAAGGCTATCAA GGAGGAATCTGAAGGCAAGCTAAAGGGAATCCTTGGATACACCGAGGATGATGTCGTCTCAACTGACTTCGTTGGTGACAGCAGGTCGAGCATTTTCGATGCCAAGGCTGGAATCGCATTGAGTGACAACTTCGTGAAGCTTGTGTCGTGGTACGACAACGAATGGGGTTACAGTACCCGTGTGGTCGACTTGATTGTTCACATGTCAAAGTGCTAA
- the LOC106429733 gene encoding pentatricopeptide repeat-containing protein At3g04130, mitochondrial: MSRLIQNRIGNTLLRLKPQPSILIKNLSTSPEPSLDDESSQSSHIWNVIIARAGGDSEDEVFHRLSNDPLCNRVTLSDTLLNKLLHRFRDDWRSALGVLKWAESRKAHKNHSPEAYDTAVDILGKAKKWDRMKDFVEKMKVDNTVTLNTVAKIMRRFAGAGEWEEAVNVFDRLNEFGLEKNTESMNLLLDTLCKEKRVERARSVLLELKAHIKPDAHTFNIFINGWCKTNRVEEALWTIQEMRGYGFRPCVISYTTIIKCYCLKSDFIKVYEMLSEMEANDSPPNSVTYTTIMSCLNAQKEFEESLRVAARMKRSGCEGDTLFYNCLIHTLARAGRLEEAERVFRDEMPSVNTSTYNSMIAMYCHHDEEEKAVELLREMESLKVCEPDVHTYHPLLRSCFKRGDVVEVGRLLKEMVTKHHLSLDESTYTFLIQRFCRADMCEWAYCLFEEMISQDIAPRHRTCLLLLDEVRKKSMHEAVERIEYVMRSVKLTAPVK; the protein is encoded by the coding sequence ATGTCTCGTCTCATTCAAAACCGCATCGGAAACACCTTGTTACGCCTCAAACCTCAACCTTCTATCCTAATCAAGAATCTCTCCACGTCTCCAGAGCCATCACTCGACGACGAATCCTCACAATCATCTCACATATGGAACGTCATCATAGCCCGAGCCGGCGGCGACAGCGAAGATGAAGTCTTCCACCGCCTCTCAAACGATCCCCTCTGCAACAGAGTCACCCTCTCAGACACTCTACTAAACAAGCTCCTCCACAGGTTCAGAGACGACTGGAGATCAGCTCTAGGCGTCTTAAAATGGGCCGAGTCTCGCAAAGCCCACAAGAATCACTCACCCGAGGCTTATGATACAGCGGTTGATATCCTCGGGAAGGCCAAGAAATGGGATCGTATGAAGGACTTCGTCGAGAAGATGAAGGTAGATAACACCGTGACGTTGAACACGGTGGCCAAGATCATGAGGAGGTTCGCTGGAGCAGGAGAGTGGGAAGAAGCTGTTAACGTGTTCGATAGGTTAAACGAGTTTGGATTAGAGAAGAACACTGAGTCTATGAACTTACTGTTAGATACTCTCTGTAAGGAGAAGAGAGTCGAGCGAGCTAGATCCGTTTTGTTAGAGCTAAAGGCTCACATTAAGCCGGATGCTcatacttttaatatatttattaacgGTTGGTGTAAGACCAACAGAGTCGAGGAGGCTCTCTGGACGATTCAGGAGATGAGAGGATATGGGTTTCGTCCTTGTGTGATTAGCTACACGACGATTATAAAGTGTTATTGTTTGAAGAGTGATTTTATTAAAGTCTATGAGATGTTGAGTGAGATGGAAGCTAACGATTCTCCTCCGAACTCTGTCACCTACACGACGATTATGTCTTGTCTTAACGCGCAGAAAGAGTTTGAGGAGTCTTTAAGGGTGGCTGCGAGGATGAAACGGTCAGGCTGCGAGGGGGATACTCTTTTCTACAACTGTTTGATTCACACGCTTGCTCGAGCTGGGAGGTTGGAAGAAGCTGAGAGGGTTTTCAGAGATGAGATGCCTTCAGTTAACACATCTACTTATAACTCAATGATTGCTATGTATTGTCACCATGATGAGGAGGAGAAGGCCGTTGAGCTTCTCAGGGAGATGGAGAGTTTGAAGGTTTGTGAGCCTGATGTTCACACGTATCATCCGTTGCTTAGATCATGTTTTAAGAGAGGAGATGTGGTTGAGGTTGGGAGGTTGTTGAAAGAAATGGTGACTAAGCATCATTTGAGTTTGGACGAGTCGACTTATACTTTTTTGATACAGAGGTTTTGTAGAGCTGATATGTGTGAGTGGGCGTATTGTTTATTTGAGGAGATGATTAGCCAAGATATCGCGCCGAGGCATAGGACTTGTTTGTTGCTTTTGGATGAGGTTAGGAAGAAGAGTATGCATGAAGCGGTTGAGAGGATCGAGTATGTGATGAGGAGTGTTAAACTTACTGCCCCTGTAAAGTGA
- the LOC111213505 gene encoding uncharacterized protein LOC111213505 isoform X1, with amino-acid sequence MPPPIFPLRWESTGDQWWYASPIDCAAANGLYDVVIELLHHDTNLLVKLTSLRRIRRLETVWDDDGDGDNSSSQVALNRSRVARRLLEECEIGNGDNSLIRAGYGGWLLYTAASAGDLGFVKKLLERDPLLVFGEGEYGVTDVLYAAARGRNDDVFRLVLDFALLPADIAGVEETDGGKLTERQLIVKEEMVKRGVHSAARGGHVAILEEFLLSGKYDAVLGLRDAHGSTLLHSASCRGQIKVVKYLITKYDSIMAIKDSHGNTALHIAAYKGHLAVMEALINESPPLISAVNNEGDTCLHMVVSGFAASGFKRLDRQMELLKKLISGGGSLSVDFSKIVNVRNGNGRTVVHLAVMDVLNTVRLDVVEILLRVPGVDLNVADIDGMTPVDLLERQTPRTAVSDLLIKRLKSAGGRSNGGCEKVIPFREERYGFCGSPGTAFEISDSEIFLFTAARTDHHTASNAEMSPDRESLDGISECSTEMTTHSKRKRSTGARLKLLLRWAKKEETEENRRFSRDDNNNRRVLPLREMYSRSMSPSEVGNRGRAFPMRTESGDLPSLSVRLKFTEGLMKGVVVQESPRFVFSPPVVSDYSGAPSSACTSPFQTVSSELERKTPAVKKQRSFVNRYLCFSGKGLAIDGSSEMSTRLRPRSFKRVMSLVS; translated from the exons ATGCCACCGCCGATATTTCCTCTCCGTTGGGAGAGCACCGGAGACCAGTGGTGGTACGCTTCCCCAATCGACTGCGCCGCGGCTAACGGTCTCTACGACGTCGTCATCGAGCTCCTCCACCACGACACGAACCTTCTCGTCAAACTCACCTCCCTCCGCCGCATCCGCCGCCTCGAAACCGTCTGGGACGACGACGGCGACGGAGACAACTCCTCCTCCCAGGTGGCGCTGAACCGCTCCCGCGTCGCGAGGAGGCTGTTGGAGGAGTGCGAGATCGGTAACGGAGATAACTCACTCATCAGAGCTGGATACGGCGGCTGGCTGCTCTACACCGCCGCCTCCGCCGGAGACTTGGGGTTCGTTAAGAAGCTTCTCGAGAGAGATCCGCTTCTCGTGTTCGGAGAGGGAGAGTACGGCGTGACGGATGTTCTCTACGCGGCGGCGAGAGGTAGAAACGACGACGTTTTTCGTCTCGTGCTGGACTTCGCTTTGCTGCCGGCTGATATCGCCGGCGTCGAAGAAACAGACGGCGGGAAACTGACGGAGAGGCAGTTAATAGTAAAGGAAGAGATGGTTAAAAGAGGGGTCCACAGTGCTGCGAGAGGCGGACACGTGGCGATCTTGGAAGAGTTTTTACTCTCTGGTAAATACGACGCCGTTTTGGGACTCAGAGATGCTCATGGTTCTACTCTCTTGCACTCTGCTTCTTGCAGAGGTCAAATCAAA GTGGTGAAGTATCTTATAACGAAGTACGATTCAATAATGGCGATTAAAGACAGCCATGGAAACACAGCTTTACACATAGCTGCTTACAAGGGTCACTTAGCTGTAATGGAGGCTCTAATAAACGAATCTCCACCGTTGATCTCAGCTGTTAACAACGAAGGTGACACGTGCCTACACATGGTCGTGTCTGGTTTCGCAGCCTCCGGGTTTAAGCGGTTAGACAGACAAATGGAGCTTCTGAAGAAGTTAATCTCAGGAGGAGGAAGCTTGTCCGTTGACTTTTCTAAGATAGTCAACGTTAGAAACGGTAACGGAAGAACTGTGGTTCATTTAGCCGTGATGGATGTTCTCAACACCGTTAGACTTGACGTCGTTGAGATTCTGTTGAGAGTCCCAGGCGTTGATCTCAACGTTGCTGATATAGATGGTATGACTCCTGTTGATTTGCTTGAACGCCAAACGCCGAGAACTGCGGTTTCTGATTTGTTGATCAAACGGCTTAAATCCGCGGGTGGGAGATCAAACGGCGGTTGTGAGAAGGTTATACCGTTTAGAGAAGAGCGTTACGGGTTCTGCGGCAGTCCAGGAACTGCGTTTGAGATATCTGATTCCGAGATTTTTCTATTCACTGCGGCGAGAACGGATCATCATACCGCTTCAAACGCTGAAATGAGTCCAGACAGAGAGAGTTTAGACGGGATCAGCGAGTGTTCCACCGAAATGACAACGCATTCGAAACGCAAACGCAGTACAGGAGCGCGTCTCAAGCTTCTGTTGCGGTGGGCTAAGaaggaagaaacagaggagAATCGCCGCTTCTCCAGAGATGATAACAACAACCGTCGTGTGCTGCCTCTCAGAGAGATGTACTCGAGATCAATGTCGCCGTCTGAGGTTGGAAACAGAGGAAGAGCGTTTCCGATGAGAACAGAGAGCGGTGATCTCCCGAGCTTATCGGTGAGGTTGAAGTTCACGGAAGGGTTGATGAAAGGAGTGGTGGTTCAGGAGTCTCCGAGGTTTGTGTTTTCTCCTCCGGTGGTTTCTGATTACTCTGGAGCTCCGTCGTCGGCTTGTACGTCGCCGTTTCAGACGGTTTCTTCTGAGTTGGAGAGGAAGACACCTGCCGTGAAGAAACAGAGGTCTTTTGTGAACAGGTACTTGTGTTTCAGCGGTAAAGGATTAGCCATTGACGGTTCTTCTGAGATGAGTACTCGTCTTCGTCCCCGGAGCTTCAAAAGAGTCATGTCTTTGGTTTCTTAG
- the LOC111213505 gene encoding uncharacterized protein LOC111213505 isoform X2, whose product MPPPIFPLRWESTGDQWWYASPIDCAAANGLYDVVIELLHHDTNLLVKLTSLRRIRRLETVWDDDGDGDNSSSQVALNRSRVARRLLEECEIGNGDNSLIRAGYGGWLLYTAASAGDLGFVKKLLERDPLLVFGEGEYGVTDVLYAAARGRNDDVFRLVLDFALLPADIAGVEETDGGKLTERQLIVKEEMVKRGVHSAARGGHVAILEEFLLSGKYDAVLGLRDAHGSTLLHSASCRGQIKVVKYLITKYDSIMAIKDSHGNTALHIAAYKGHLAVMEALINESPPLISAVNNEGDTCLHMVVSGFAASGFKRLDRQMELLKKLISGGGSLSVDFSKIVNVRNGNGRTVVHLAVMDVLNTVRLDVVEILLRVPGVDLNVADIDGMTPVDLLERQTPRTAVSDLLIKRLKSAGGRSNGGCEKVIPFREERYGFCGSPGTAFEISDSEIFLFTAARTDHHTASNAEMSPDRESLDGISECSTEMTTHSKRKRSTGARLKLLLRWAKKEETEENRRFSRDDNNNRRVLPLREIGRAFPMRTESGDLPSLSVRLKFTEGLMKGVVVQESPRFVFSPPVVSDYSGAPSSACTSPFQTVSSELERKTPAVKKQRSFVNRYLCFSGKGLAIDGSSEMSTRLRPRSFKRVMSLVS is encoded by the exons ATGCCACCGCCGATATTTCCTCTCCGTTGGGAGAGCACCGGAGACCAGTGGTGGTACGCTTCCCCAATCGACTGCGCCGCGGCTAACGGTCTCTACGACGTCGTCATCGAGCTCCTCCACCACGACACGAACCTTCTCGTCAAACTCACCTCCCTCCGCCGCATCCGCCGCCTCGAAACCGTCTGGGACGACGACGGCGACGGAGACAACTCCTCCTCCCAGGTGGCGCTGAACCGCTCCCGCGTCGCGAGGAGGCTGTTGGAGGAGTGCGAGATCGGTAACGGAGATAACTCACTCATCAGAGCTGGATACGGCGGCTGGCTGCTCTACACCGCCGCCTCCGCCGGAGACTTGGGGTTCGTTAAGAAGCTTCTCGAGAGAGATCCGCTTCTCGTGTTCGGAGAGGGAGAGTACGGCGTGACGGATGTTCTCTACGCGGCGGCGAGAGGTAGAAACGACGACGTTTTTCGTCTCGTGCTGGACTTCGCTTTGCTGCCGGCTGATATCGCCGGCGTCGAAGAAACAGACGGCGGGAAACTGACGGAGAGGCAGTTAATAGTAAAGGAAGAGATGGTTAAAAGAGGGGTCCACAGTGCTGCGAGAGGCGGACACGTGGCGATCTTGGAAGAGTTTTTACTCTCTGGTAAATACGACGCCGTTTTGGGACTCAGAGATGCTCATGGTTCTACTCTCTTGCACTCTGCTTCTTGCAGAGGTCAAATCAAA GTGGTGAAGTATCTTATAACGAAGTACGATTCAATAATGGCGATTAAAGACAGCCATGGAAACACAGCTTTACACATAGCTGCTTACAAGGGTCACTTAGCTGTAATGGAGGCTCTAATAAACGAATCTCCACCGTTGATCTCAGCTGTTAACAACGAAGGTGACACGTGCCTACACATGGTCGTGTCTGGTTTCGCAGCCTCCGGGTTTAAGCGGTTAGACAGACAAATGGAGCTTCTGAAGAAGTTAATCTCAGGAGGAGGAAGCTTGTCCGTTGACTTTTCTAAGATAGTCAACGTTAGAAACGGTAACGGAAGAACTGTGGTTCATTTAGCCGTGATGGATGTTCTCAACACCGTTAGACTTGACGTCGTTGAGATTCTGTTGAGAGTCCCAGGCGTTGATCTCAACGTTGCTGATATAGATGGTATGACTCCTGTTGATTTGCTTGAACGCCAAACGCCGAGAACTGCGGTTTCTGATTTGTTGATCAAACGGCTTAAATCCGCGGGTGGGAGATCAAACGGCGGTTGTGAGAAGGTTATACCGTTTAGAGAAGAGCGTTACGGGTTCTGCGGCAGTCCAGGAACTGCGTTTGAGATATCTGATTCCGAGATTTTTCTATTCACTGCGGCGAGAACGGATCATCATACCGCTTCAAACGCTGAAATGAGTCCAGACAGAGAGAGTTTAGACGGGATCAGCGAGTGTTCCACCGAAATGACAACGCATTCGAAACGCAAACGCAGTACAGGAGCGCGTCTCAAGCTTCTGTTGCGGTGGGCTAAGaaggaagaaacagaggagAATCGCCGCTTCTCCAGAGATGATAACAACAACCGTCGTGTGCTGCCTCTCAGAGAGAT AGGAAGAGCGTTTCCGATGAGAACAGAGAGCGGTGATCTCCCGAGCTTATCGGTGAGGTTGAAGTTCACGGAAGGGTTGATGAAAGGAGTGGTGGTTCAGGAGTCTCCGAGGTTTGTGTTTTCTCCTCCGGTGGTTTCTGATTACTCTGGAGCTCCGTCGTCGGCTTGTACGTCGCCGTTTCAGACGGTTTCTTCTGAGTTGGAGAGGAAGACACCTGCCGTGAAGAAACAGAGGTCTTTTGTGAACAGGTACTTGTGTTTCAGCGGTAAAGGATTAGCCATTGACGGTTCTTCTGAGATGAGTACTCGTCTTCGTCCCCGGAGCTTCAAAAGAGTCATGTCTTTGGTTTCTTAG
- the LOC111213504 gene encoding disease resistance protein TAO1-like: MLRKFVKCSRKMGTETIRGIDFDLSEVRGEIIIDERAFEGMSRLQFLRFRKRGLYNNTKLLLPQGLKFRANKLKFLEWDQFPLTCFPREFQPRRLVKLMMTHSNLEKLWEGPIPLPCLKLMDLSNSDYLKELPDLSNAPNLKKLTAIFCPILSEISSIGKSTSLQYLNLAGCSNLIVIPSSIGNAINLQMLNLLICDGLVELPSSIWSLKKLKHLSIIGCPKIRLGSQLRSFPDISSNITYLHTSDEEIEEFPSSIMAFPCLRKLTATNAKSLKVFPDVPATIKVLEFQNAVIEEIPPSIQSLSRLTELTMFGCQKLKVLPTNVNLQSLYSLNFSYCTQLRTFPEISTSIGYLNLSDTAIEEVPSSIWSWSHLLELNLEDCRSLRVLHSFPDNIEELDSDLSDTGTDFSGGDSETVLPLRINLKGCKSLVSLPHIPYFVSLLDASNCESLKIIDGFFTNPERCLSFANCSKLSEAARELIEVSDCKLALLPGKELPADFDHRAREGALTVNLCQIPLPLFFRFKACLLLIHGDYIERKDSSKNYMFDEWMEGKGLSCHISCVQNGVKVGHGSCKYQLPAVLGFMEHVYFLESSISLNLPETDENVSQLHFEFKITGKYWDVKDFGLQLFVDPDVRDDHVCCGDTYKETADINIRENLHAGTMSRETI, encoded by the exons ATGCTCAGGAAATTTGTGAAGTGCTCGAGGAAAATG GGCACTGAAACTATTAGAGGAATAGATTTTGACTTATCGGAGGTCAGGGGAGAAATAATTATTGACGAGCGAGCCTTTGAAGGGATGTCTAGGCTCCAGTTCTTAAGATTCCGGAAACGGGGTTTGTATAACAACACCAAACTTCTCTTACCCCAGGGTCTGAAGTTTAGAGCTAATAAGCTTAAGTTTCTCGAATGGGATCAGTTTCCGTTGACATGTTTTCCCCGTGAGTTTCAACCGCGGCGCCTCGTCAAACTTATGATGACGCACAGTAACCTTGAGAAGCTGTGGGAAGGACCTATT CCGCTCCCATGTCTGAAGTTGATGGATCTATCTAATTCCGACTACCTCAAAGAACTTCCAGATCTGTCTAATGCCCCTAATCTCAAGAAACTGACAGCTATTTTTTGCCCAATTCTGTCGGAGATCTCCTCTATTGGGAAGTCCACTAGTCTCCAGTATTTGAATCTAGCTGGTTGCTCCAACTTGATAGTGATTCCCTCTTCCATTGGGAATGCCATTAATCTCCAGATGTTGAATCTCCTGATATGCGACGGTCTGGTTGAACTCCCATCTTCTATTTGGAGCCTCAAGAAGTTAAAGCATCTGTCAATTATAGGATGCCCAAAGATCCGTTTGGGGTCACAGTTGAGAAGCTTTCCTGATATTTCCAGTAACATCACATATCTCCATACGAGTGATGAAGAAATAGAGGAGTTTCCTTCATCAATCATGGCTTTTCCGTGTCTTCGTAAACTCACTGCAACAAATGCCAAAAGTCTCAAGGTGTTTCCAGACGTTCCTGCCACCATCAAAGTGTTAGAATTTCAGAACGCGGTAATAGAAGAAATTCCTCCATCGATTCAGAGTCTCTCACGTCTCACTGAACTAACCATGTTTGGCTGCCAGAAGCTAAAGGTCCTTCCAACTAACGTCAACCTGCAATCTCTCTATTCACTTAATTTCAGTTACTGCACACAATTGAGAACGTTTCCAGAGATATCTACAAGCATTGGATATCTTAATCTGAGCGATACTGCTATAGAAGAAGTCCCTTCATCCATATGGTCTTGGTCCCATCTTCTTGAATTGAACTTGGAAGATTGCCGCAGCCTTCGGGTGCTCCATAGTTTTCCTGACAACATCGAAGAGTTGGACTCGGACTTGAGCGATACGGGAACAGATTTCTCAGGTGGTGATTCGGAGACTGTTCTACCGTTACGTATAAACCTCAAAGGGTGTAAGAGTCTTGTGTCATTGCCCCACATTCCGTATTTCGTTTCACTCCTTGATGCATCTAACTGTGAGTCGCTGAAGATAATAGATGGCTTCTTTACCAATCCAGAGAGATGTCTCAGCTTTGCTAATTGTTCCAAGCTAAGTGAAGCAGCGAGAGAACTCATCGAGGTATCGGATTGCAAGTTGGCGCTCTTACCTGGTAAAGAACTGCCTGCAGACTTTGATCACCGAGCAAGGGAGGGTGCACTAACTGTCAATTTGTGTCAGATCCCTCTTCCTTTATTCTTCAGATTTAAAGCTTGCCTTCTGCTGATTCATGGCGACTATATAGAAAGGAAGGATTCCAGTAAGAATTATATGTTCGATGAATGGATGGAAGGCAAGGGGCTTTCCTGTCACATCTCGTGCGTTCAGAATGGCGTCAAAGTTGGACATGGATCCTGCAAGTACCAGCTACCAGCAGTACTTGGATTTATGGAGCATGTGTATTTCTTGGAATCTTCCATTTCACTAAACCTTCCTGAAACAGATGAGAATGTCAGCCAGCTTCATTTTGAGTTCAAGATCACTGGTAAATACTGGGATGTAAAAGACTTTGGTCTACAGCTCTTCGTAGACCCTGATGTTCGTGATGACCATGTATGCTGTGGTGATACTTACAAAGAAACTGCGGACATCAATATTAGAGAAAACTTACATGCTGGAACAATGTCAAGAGAAACAATTTAA